Proteins found in one Alicyclobacillus cycloheptanicus genomic segment:
- the pxpB gene encoding 5-oxoprolinase subunit PxpB → MNEAGAGHPVVIEPLGDHAVLIGLGDEIQESVHGRVKAVCDMLDRSSIPGVVEWVPAFTSVAVVYDPLVTACSVLIDHLRRVLADLPSLDVLGGRIVDIPVCYGGPFGPDLHEVARRCGLSEAEVIRLHSEPLYRVYMVGFVPGFPYLGGLPKRLAAPRKRQPRTQVPEGSVGIAGEQTGIYSLSTPGGWQIIGRTPVKLFDPTVNPPSYLQMGDRVRFCPISEETYHNLYEAAHDEAARGRPM, encoded by the coding sequence GTGAACGAGGCAGGTGCCGGGCATCCAGTCGTGATTGAACCCTTGGGCGATCACGCCGTGCTCATCGGACTCGGCGACGAGATTCAGGAGTCTGTGCATGGTCGTGTGAAAGCGGTGTGCGACATGCTCGACAGAAGTTCGATTCCAGGCGTGGTGGAGTGGGTGCCTGCTTTTACTTCCGTTGCAGTTGTGTATGACCCGCTGGTCACGGCGTGCAGCGTGTTGATTGACCACCTGCGCCGGGTGCTGGCGGACCTGCCGAGTCTAGACGTGTTGGGCGGCCGGATCGTCGACATCCCGGTTTGTTACGGGGGTCCGTTCGGACCCGACCTTCACGAAGTCGCGCGCCGCTGTGGACTGAGTGAGGCGGAGGTCATTCGTTTGCACAGCGAGCCGCTCTACCGTGTCTATATGGTGGGGTTCGTGCCGGGTTTTCCGTACCTCGGCGGCCTGCCAAAGCGTCTCGCCGCGCCTCGCAAGCGGCAGCCAAGAACCCAGGTGCCCGAGGGGAGTGTTGGCATCGCGGGTGAGCAAACCGGAATTTACAGCCTCTCCACACCGGGCGGGTGGCAGATTATTGGACGGACACCCGTGAAGTTGTTTGACCCCACGGTCAATCCACCATCCTATCTCCAAATGGGTGACAGGGTTCGGTTTTGTCCGATTTCCGAGGAAACCTATCATAATTTATATGAAGCTGCACACGATGAAGCTGCGCGCGGGCGCCCAATGTGA
- the sdhB gene encoding succinate dehydrogenase iron-sulfur subunit has protein sequence MSEAATATAQAPSTKKTVELVIERQDGPDGAPYKEEFVVDYVPGMNVIACLQAIQRNPVNKAGKPVAPVTWESNCLEEVCGACMMVINGRPRQACSALVDQLEQPIHLKPARTFPVVRDLVVDRSRMFEALKKVKAWIPIDGTYDLGPGPRMPEVDRQWAYELSRCFTCGACVEACPNVNDKTEFMGAFAISQARLFNAHPTGAMHRAERLEALMGPGGIQECGNAQNCVQVCPKGIPLTTSIAAMNRQVTYHAIGAWLKK, from the coding sequence ATGAGCGAAGCAGCAACTGCAACCGCACAAGCCCCATCGACAAAGAAAACCGTCGAATTGGTCATCGAACGTCAGGACGGACCAGATGGTGCACCCTATAAGGAAGAGTTCGTCGTTGACTACGTGCCTGGCATGAACGTCATCGCCTGCCTCCAGGCGATTCAGCGCAACCCTGTCAACAAAGCGGGCAAACCCGTAGCGCCTGTCACCTGGGAGTCCAACTGCCTGGAGGAAGTCTGCGGCGCCTGCATGATGGTCATCAACGGCAGGCCGCGCCAGGCGTGTTCCGCACTGGTCGACCAGTTGGAGCAGCCGATTCATCTCAAACCCGCGCGGACCTTCCCCGTGGTGCGCGACCTTGTGGTCGACCGCAGCCGGATGTTCGAGGCGTTAAAGAAGGTCAAGGCGTGGATCCCGATTGATGGTACGTACGACCTGGGCCCTGGACCGAGAATGCCGGAAGTCGACCGTCAGTGGGCGTATGAGTTGTCCCGGTGCTTCACCTGCGGCGCTTGCGTCGAGGCGTGTCCGAACGTGAACGACAAGACGGAGTTCATGGGCGCTTTTGCAATTTCGCAGGCCCGCTTGTTCAATGCCCACCCGACCGGTGCCATGCACCGTGCGGAGCGCTTGGAGGCGTTGATGGGCCCTGGCGGCATTCAGGAATGCGGCAACGCGCAGAACTGTGTGCAGGTGTGCCCGAAGGGCATTCCGTTGACCACGTCCATCGCGGCGATGAACCGTCAGGTGACCTATCACGCGATTGGCGCTTGGCTCAAAAAGTAA
- the sdhA gene encoding succinate dehydrogenase flavoprotein subunit gives MANQRIIVVGGGLAGLMTTIKIAEAGVPVDLFSLVPVKRSHSVCAQGGINGAVNTKGEGDSPWEHFDDTIYGGDFLANQTQVLGMCEAAPGIIHLLDRMGVMFNRTPEGLLDFRRFGGTKHHRTAFAGASTGQQLLYALDEQVRRHEAAGLVQKYEGWDFLKAVIDDEGICRGIVAQDLRSMEIHAFRADAVVMCTGGIGMIFGKSTNSMINTGSAASELYQQGVYYGNPEMIQVHPTAIPGDDKLRLVSESVRGEGGRVWTYKDGKPWYFLEEMYPEYGNLVPRDIATRAIFDVCVNQGLGIDGQNQVYLDVTHIPADQLNVKLGSVIDIYEKFVGDDPRKVPMRLFPGMHYSMGGLWVDLQQMTNIPGLFAAGECEFQYHGANRLGANSLLSCIYGGMVAGPNAVKYAKGLKRSVDALPETLYEQYRKGEEQRFEDILKMDGEENPYRLHRELGKLMTDNVTVVRYNDRLKQTDEKIRELMERWKRIGVSDKARWENQVAPFTRQLWNMLQMAHAITIGALMRNESRGAHYKPEFPDRDDENFLKTTLAKWTPDGPEISYEDVDVSLIKPRLRNYAVSKEATKE, from the coding sequence GTGGCGAATCAGCGTATTATCGTGGTCGGCGGCGGCTTGGCCGGCTTGATGACAACCATCAAAATTGCCGAGGCTGGGGTTCCGGTCGACTTGTTCTCTCTCGTTCCTGTGAAACGCTCTCACTCTGTCTGTGCGCAGGGCGGTATCAACGGGGCAGTGAATACCAAGGGTGAAGGTGACTCCCCGTGGGAGCACTTCGACGATACGATTTACGGCGGCGACTTCCTGGCGAACCAGACGCAGGTGCTGGGGATGTGCGAAGCGGCGCCGGGCATCATTCACTTGCTCGACCGCATGGGCGTCATGTTCAACCGTACGCCGGAAGGCTTGCTGGACTTCCGTCGGTTTGGCGGCACCAAGCACCACCGCACGGCGTTTGCCGGCGCTTCCACCGGACAGCAGCTGCTGTACGCGCTGGATGAGCAGGTGCGTCGACATGAAGCGGCCGGGCTCGTGCAGAAGTACGAGGGCTGGGACTTCTTGAAGGCTGTGATTGACGACGAAGGCATCTGCCGCGGCATTGTCGCGCAGGACCTGCGTTCCATGGAGATTCACGCGTTCCGTGCCGATGCAGTTGTGATGTGTACGGGCGGGATCGGCATGATTTTTGGAAAGAGCACCAACTCGATGATCAACACCGGGTCGGCAGCGTCAGAGCTGTATCAGCAGGGCGTATACTATGGCAACCCGGAAATGATTCAGGTGCATCCGACGGCCATCCCGGGCGATGATAAGCTGCGCTTGGTGTCCGAATCCGTCCGCGGCGAAGGCGGCCGTGTGTGGACGTACAAAGACGGGAAACCCTGGTACTTCCTCGAGGAAATGTACCCGGAATACGGAAACCTCGTGCCGCGTGACATTGCGACGCGCGCAATTTTTGACGTGTGTGTGAACCAGGGATTGGGCATCGACGGTCAGAACCAGGTGTACCTGGATGTGACGCACATTCCGGCTGACCAGTTGAACGTCAAGCTGGGGAGCGTCATTGATATTTATGAGAAATTCGTCGGCGATGACCCGCGGAAGGTTCCGATGCGTCTGTTCCCGGGCATGCACTACAGCATGGGCGGTCTGTGGGTGGACCTGCAGCAGATGACCAACATTCCGGGCCTGTTCGCCGCCGGGGAGTGCGAATTCCAGTATCACGGCGCAAATCGTCTTGGTGCGAACTCGCTGTTGTCTTGCATCTATGGCGGCATGGTCGCTGGACCGAACGCAGTGAAGTACGCGAAAGGGCTGAAGCGCTCCGTTGATGCGCTGCCGGAAACCCTGTATGAGCAGTACCGGAAGGGCGAAGAACAGCGCTTTGAGGACATCCTGAAGATGGACGGGGAAGAGAACCCCTATCGTCTCCACCGCGAACTCGGCAAGCTGATGACGGACAACGTGACCGTCGTTCGCTACAACGATCGCCTGAAGCAGACAGACGAAAAGATTCGCGAGTTGATGGAACGCTGGAAGCGCATCGGGGTGTCGGATAAGGCTCGCTGGGAAAACCAGGTGGCGCCGTTCACGCGGCAGCTGTGGAACATGCTGCAGATGGCGCACGCGATTACCATTGGCGCATTGATGCGCAATGAGAGCCGCGGCGCGCACTACAAGCCGGAGTTCCCGGATCGCGACGACGAGAACTTCCTGAAGACGACGCTTGCGAAGTGGACACCCGATGGACCGGAAATCTCCTACGAAGATGTAGATGTATCTTTGATTAAGCCTCGCCTGCGCAACTACGCGGTGAGCAAGGAGGCGACCAAGGAATGA
- a CDS encoding 5-oxoprolinase subunit C family protein, with amino-acid sequence MYMEVLDGGFLTTVQDLGRMGWQRYGVAVSGVMDAQTATVANLLVGNDRNAAVLEATLRGPRLRFHDETLVAVCGVGIDATVDGMAVEGWRPCLVAAGRTLEVRSSARGCRVYIAVGGGVLADRVLGSQSTYLYGRFGGFHGRAVQKGDVLQLGAPTGETQERMRRLRRQEAFFAVEPRWAAGHSVRPRFAPEGSVRFLPGPDLSRLSPDAQETLFAATYRVSPSSNRMGLRLEGPVLQVRDVTEPVSKPVTRGTVQLLNDGQLVVLMADHQTTGGYPNLGQVFLVDLPQLAQAKPGDRLRFTAGSLAEAHRALRERTEGLRVLEVALRLMDAYGWRESRASV; translated from the coding sequence ATGTACATGGAGGTGCTTGACGGCGGATTCTTGACCACCGTACAGGATTTGGGCCGCATGGGGTGGCAGCGCTACGGGGTGGCCGTGAGCGGCGTCATGGATGCCCAAACGGCGACCGTCGCGAACCTGCTGGTCGGCAATGACCGAAACGCGGCAGTGCTGGAGGCGACCCTGCGCGGACCGCGGCTGCGGTTTCACGATGAGACGCTCGTCGCGGTGTGCGGCGTCGGGATCGACGCAACAGTCGATGGGATGGCCGTGGAAGGGTGGCGGCCTTGTCTGGTCGCTGCGGGGCGGACGCTTGAAGTGCGTTCGTCGGCGCGTGGCTGCCGCGTGTACATTGCGGTGGGCGGTGGTGTCCTTGCCGACCGTGTTTTGGGGAGCCAAAGCACCTATTTGTACGGACGGTTCGGCGGCTTCCACGGCCGAGCCGTTCAGAAGGGCGACGTGCTGCAGCTGGGTGCGCCGACGGGGGAAACGCAGGAGCGAATGCGTCGTCTTCGCCGCCAGGAGGCGTTTTTCGCGGTGGAACCTCGGTGGGCGGCAGGGCACTCGGTGCGGCCCCGCTTCGCGCCCGAAGGAAGCGTGCGCTTCCTGCCTGGGCCCGACCTGTCGAGACTGTCTCCGGACGCGCAGGAAACGTTGTTTGCTGCGACGTACCGGGTGTCCCCCAGCTCGAACCGCATGGGCCTGCGCCTGGAGGGGCCGGTGCTGCAGGTGCGGGACGTGACAGAACCTGTGTCGAAACCGGTCACGCGCGGCACTGTGCAGCTGCTCAATGATGGACAGCTGGTGGTGTTGATGGCAGACCACCAAACGACGGGCGGGTATCCGAATTTGGGACAGGTTTTTCTTGTCGACCTGCCGCAGCTGGCGCAGGCAAAACCGGGCGATCGCCTGCGGTTTACGGCGGGCTCGCTCGCGGAAGCACACCGGGCGCTGCGCGAGCGA
- a CDS encoding succinate dehydrogenase cytochrome b558 subunit, whose translation MAQAQDHSEFLLRRLHTLAGVIPVGLFLLEHLFTNATATTGANSYNQAVWTIQHIPFLHVVEFVFIFLPLCYHGVYGLYVAFTSGYNAGQYSWGRNLLFVLQRISGVITFVFIIFHLWTTRFSGHAPTFAYVHQLMQNPAYFWFMIIGVLAATFHFSNGLWSFCIHWGITVGARAQRITSYVTMVIFVVLAGVGVSAILAFTYTA comes from the coding sequence GTGGCACAAGCGCAAGATCATTCTGAGTTTCTTCTTCGCCGCCTGCACACGTTGGCGGGTGTCATTCCGGTAGGCCTGTTTCTGTTGGAACACCTGTTCACCAATGCAACGGCAACGACTGGTGCGAACTCGTACAACCAGGCGGTCTGGACGATTCAACACATTCCGTTTCTGCATGTCGTTGAATTTGTATTCATCTTTCTTCCGTTGTGTTACCACGGCGTTTACGGCCTGTATGTCGCGTTTACGTCAGGCTACAACGCTGGGCAATACTCCTGGGGCCGCAACCTGCTGTTTGTGTTGCAGCGCATTTCTGGGGTCATCACATTCGTCTTCATCATCTTCCATTTGTGGACGACCCGCTTTTCCGGACACGCCCCGACGTTCGCTTATGTTCATCAACTGATGCAGAACCCCGCGTATTTCTGGTTCATGATCATTGGTGTGCTGGCAGCGACGTTCCACTTCTCAAACGGCTTGTGGTCATTCTGTATTCACTGGGGCATCACGGTGGGCGCCCGTGCGCAGCGCATCACCAGCTACGTGACGATGGTGATTTTCGTCGTGCTGGCCGGTGTCGGCGTCAGCGCAATCTTGGCCTTTACGTATACCGCGTAA
- a CDS encoding sensor histidine kinase, with protein MFSSDLPTFDPIDYGIRLIEEERRRIARDLHDGPAQDLTNISMRLDVVQRLLQTDTEMAMNELSRTNSRIVAAINDIRRLIYDLRPVAIDEIGLVSATVELCRRCERDWQIQFEVTADPGAAKGLLPARQIALYRLIQEVLQNVKKHAQAQLVTVTISRVSSRLEIEIKDNGKGFNPSEVPDGHFGIVGMRERAAYLGGVLEIESTPGQGSTIRILVPIEQETETL; from the coding sequence TTGTTTTCTTCGGATCTCCCCACGTTCGACCCGATCGACTATGGGATTCGACTAATTGAAGAAGAACGCCGGAGAATCGCACGGGACCTTCACGACGGTCCGGCGCAGGATCTTACAAACATCAGCATGCGCCTAGACGTGGTTCAAAGGCTTCTCCAAACAGACACTGAGATGGCGATGAACGAATTATCCCGAACGAATAGCCGCATCGTCGCGGCCATCAACGACATTCGTCGATTGATTTACGACCTGCGCCCAGTTGCCATCGACGAAATTGGCCTTGTCTCGGCAACCGTTGAACTGTGCCGCCGTTGCGAACGAGATTGGCAAATTCAATTTGAAGTCACTGCGGACCCTGGTGCTGCAAAAGGCTTGCTTCCGGCCAGGCAAATTGCGCTTTACCGGTTAATTCAAGAGGTTCTACAAAACGTCAAAAAACATGCTCAGGCTCAACTTGTGACAGTTACAATCTCAAGAGTCAGCAGCAGACTTGAAATCGAGATCAAAGATAATGGCAAAGGCTTCAATCCTTCTGAAGTTCCCGACGGACACTTTGGTATTGTGGGAATGCGTGAACGCGCAGCGTATCTTGGCGGAGTTTTAGAAATTGAGTCTACGCCTGGTCAAGGAAGCACTATTCGCATCCTTGTTCCAATTGAGCAGGAGACAGAGACACTGTGA
- a CDS encoding HD domain-containing phosphohydrolase, which produces MHSRLCANLAVSQAYNEFYREALENTCTALGYARETHDRQFEATLLNNLGHLQIELGAYKEAEHSLLRALELFETPPLPTLTELGRLYLAQEQYDQCVVYAQQAVRMVWSSILNYEREEIARLCNLLAHLAYHLGELNVALRLLEKSQLLFGQLSMWSQWQQAQSLMDSWRTHPKRYVHIDSLYEVDLDGIREFLFLFDAMNAQELTHRAFSALTDTRVQTVQALCSAMGVPEEDMNDVIYAARFADYGLTALEPEVIENPYRSAYALQQYQQHPDLSIRMLQVTTVPARVLDIIRDHHEHWDGSGFPSGKREGQITPLAQVLAAADVYATEIVQNHKRHSAALQTVEEAAGHILSPGVVQSFTRLFNEI; this is translated from the coding sequence TTGCATTCACGCCTATGCGCAAACTTAGCCGTCTCGCAGGCCTACAATGAATTTTACCGTGAGGCGTTAGAAAATACATGTACCGCTTTAGGATACGCTCGTGAGACCCATGACAGGCAGTTCGAAGCCACTCTGTTAAACAACCTCGGGCATTTGCAAATCGAGCTTGGCGCGTACAAGGAAGCCGAGCACAGCCTGCTTCGCGCGTTAGAACTGTTTGAGACGCCCCCTCTCCCGACCCTCACCGAGTTGGGGCGGCTTTACCTCGCGCAGGAGCAGTACGACCAATGCGTCGTCTATGCGCAACAAGCGGTTCGCATGGTGTGGTCCTCCATCTTAAACTACGAGCGGGAGGAAATTGCGCGGCTTTGCAACCTCCTGGCGCACCTTGCGTATCACCTGGGCGAACTAAATGTGGCGCTGCGCCTGCTCGAAAAATCACAGCTTCTGTTCGGTCAGCTCTCGATGTGGAGCCAGTGGCAGCAGGCCCAGTCGCTGATGGATAGTTGGCGAACGCACCCAAAGCGGTATGTCCATATTGACAGTCTGTATGAGGTCGATCTCGATGGCATTCGGGAATTTCTGTTTTTGTTCGACGCCATGAACGCGCAGGAACTCACCCACCGGGCATTTTCGGCCTTGACGGATACACGGGTGCAAACGGTACAGGCCCTCTGCAGTGCGATGGGCGTACCGGAAGAAGACATGAACGATGTCATTTATGCGGCCCGTTTCGCCGATTACGGGCTGACCGCGCTCGAGCCGGAGGTGATTGAGAACCCGTACCGGTCTGCGTACGCCTTGCAGCAGTATCAACAGCACCCAGATTTGAGCATCCGTATGCTGCAGGTGACCACCGTCCCCGCGCGGGTGCTGGACATCATTCGTGATCATCATGAACACTGGGACGGATCCGGGTTTCCGAGCGGAAAGCGCGAGGGTCAAATCACGCCGCTCGCACAGGTCCTCGCAGCAGCGGACGTGTATGCTACCGAAATCGTACAAAACCACAAGCGGCATTCCGCCGCCCTGCAGACGGTGGAGGAAGCCGCGGGGCATATCCTCTCCCCCGGCGTCGTCCAGTCCTTCACGCGGTTGTTCAACGAAATATAG